CGGAGATTAGCTAGGGTTTTGCATCCAGATGTGAGAAGTTGTGAGTCGTCGGCAGATGAGTTTATGAAAGTGCATTCGGCTTATGTTATGCTTACGGATCCTTTGAAACGAGCGGAGTATGATCGGAGTTTGGTGCAGAGAAGGACGGGAGGTGTGTGTTTGGTGAGATCTGCTGGTGGTTGTAGGAGGTGGGAGACTGATCAGTGTTGGTAGATTTTGAATGTTGAAGTTTGATGGATGTTTTAGAGATCTTGAATTTGAAAATATGTACACTCAATTAGGTTTAATATCAAGAGCAATTCTTACAAAACTTTATCTTATATCAAATGATTGTTATTTGATTACTTATTAAACTTGGAGCCGGGTCTCActagaagcagcctctctattcctattcCTGTTCTTACGaggtagaggtaagactgtctacatcttaccctcttCAGACCCTACCTTAACTTTGCTATTGGTTGGATTTATCGAGTATGATGATGATTACTTATTAAGCTAGAAAATCCTAGTGCCGTTCCCATCCTACCTCAATCCTCGTTTAGTTTTTTGTCAGCCCCTCACATAGACAATTAGGGAGTTTTTTCCCAAATAGGTGTAGgtggaaaaaatatttaccaaaataggtgatttgaaaaatatttaccaaaatgagtgtttttctttattttctttcttttaCTAATTATATTATAAATCTTCTTTTTTTAGTTCAATCAACCTATTATCACTTTTATACTTTTTTTCTTCAATCaactatatatatttattaaaataatttCTTATTTTATGATCGAACAATGTTAAAACAAATTGAAATTGTTGAGAAAGATCTTTCACctactttttttatttatttttttgaggTACTATTTCATTTACTATTTGGTTTGTGTAAATAATTAACAATTCAATACTCTTATTAATTTTAACTTTATGGAATTAATAATGAAGAGAGAAAActttatatttaaattatttaacTTACCTAAATATAAAGGAAATAAAAGAAAAatcttaaaaaagaaaaaaagaaaagagaTATAATAAGTTagttaaaagtaaaataaaaagcATTTTGAGTTGTTTAAAAAAAACCTTATATtgaataaaaaacaaaataaaaaaaaaatacaatatatatgtttaaactaataaaacaaataaaaatactCATTTTGGtaaattttttttctaaatcacctagtttggtaaatatttttttccACCACTATCATTTTggaaaaaaatcttaaaaaacacctattttagtaaataattttcaaatcacccattttggtaaatattttttccacCAACACCCTTTTGGGAAAAAACTCATTAGACAATTAGGGCTCTTATTGTTAGTGTTCATGTTTTTTCAGTTgtatttgtttatgttcatttagAAAGTTGATGCACAAACATGAATAAATGCATTTCCTTAATACATGAACATTGAACAGGAACATTACATGCATCTCGTTTTAGTTCAATACTAAGAAATTATCATTATCTAGTAAAGATTCGAGATTATAAATACAActttaagaaaataaaaaaaggaAAGAAAGAAGCTGGAGCCTGAAAATAAGTTTTCGTTTTCGAATGAAGAAGCTTCTGTTTTACGCGTCACCAAAAAAAAATCGCACTGAGAATTGTTATATCAAAAAAGGAAAGAAAGAAGCTGGATACCTTTCTTTTCCGGTACCAATGACTATTTGATGACTACTATCTGAACTCTCATAAGGctgtggggtatggggcttgggttggggtaaaacgccTAAGCCACCacctcgggtgggcttgggttggggcgtgaccctttggggcttggctttcaagccgggcgtggggtgGTATGGCCATGCTAGATGGCTGAATCTCATTGGCTCACCCGCCACGTCAGGcggtttttttaaattttgaaatttaaaattcaaacggtCCCCCCATCCCCCCATCTTCTGTAACCGCCACCTGGGTCCCCCTCTATATATTGTAACCCCAACCCACTGGttcccccatcccacgaaccgaAACCCCACCGGCTATCCAGTCTTGAACCCGCTACCCCGCTGGTccccccccatcccacgaacccaacACCGCTATGGCATCCTGGACCCGTGAAGAAGAAATGGCACTCGTCACTAGTGTCGTCGACGCTATGAAGGGGCGGCCACcgggccaaacaaaatattggACGGAAGCATTCGCGgcctaccgacataacgtcggtaacgaccgccacaacctcaacgcatgccaacataaatggcacgagctacggcccaagctcgagcgtttcaaggcttactacgaagccgttcccggtggcgagttaagccacgaggagCGGGTGACGTTGGCGAACATAGAGTTTTGAGCCAAGGAAAAcaaggcgttcgacaagatcgacctttttgaaaattttttaacgctctaggtttttttattttgtaatttttagaaattatgtaatttttaggattatgtaatttttaattttttaatgaagttgtagattttttttataaatgttgtgtaattttttataaattttttgtatttaaaaaaaacaaaaaaaaccttttctgccacgcggtgcacccaacccaagcccaactcacgccccgccataccccgcggACATGTAACCAGgcagtgggggggggggggggggagctcCCTTTACACGTGTCAccaaatgcccaacccaagccccaccatacctcACGGTCTAAGCCACCCAGGGTGCCCCATTTTCACCAATAGTCCACGCGTTTTTGTACGTTATACACCACCGCCACTCCCAAAGTTAACGCGTGGTTGATATGACGCGTTGTTGTCTTCACGCGTTGTCATCTTCTTATTGTTTGTATATTTATGTGGGTTTTGGGTTTACTGGTCTGTGGGTTCTGGGTGATtgacatttccactaaaatctatcactagtgatagaataaaACTCGATAACGTGGCgtaacttgattggatgttgtaaGTGATGGAATTTCATCACTAGTAGAGCGCCCATACCCCCTAATTATTATATCAATATAACACCCATTCCACGCacgcagtggcggacccagaattTATTTACGCTGGGGTCCCCTTTTTCGATGTTAAAATTTTTCACAACCAAACATTAGAATTTTCAGGTCGGTAGTTGTTCGTGTCAGGGCGGGACGAGAAacataataaaattaaaatattaaataagaatTACTCATTAGAAAATATGTAGTAAAAAAACAATACCATtcgaaatgaaaaaaaaaaaaccattacaAATTTTTAAAGTTCTCAACGAAAGGTAAACAAAAACAACTATGACaactgatgacgggggtagcccaagattaAATAAAGTGACTAGATATGCAAATGCTTAAATGGTTAAATGGTTCACCGGTTGAAAAGCTGTAAGATGGGAAAAGCGAGGAGTGAACAGTAATCAATCACATCCAGAGCTTGCTTCACCAACCCACGCCCGCAAAAGTaaagcaggtctgcacaatacacgttattacccaggggtcaaaagccttcaaccccaaaaggggaaaccctccactgcaagcagGATTACTAGTCTTGTACATGCCACTTTGGAAGATGTCTTCCCTTATAAAAAGACATCTCATTTACTCCAAAAAACATCCTCTGACCAGTTAAGATTCTCTCATCTCTGGTCATTCGTAGAGTACTTGCTCACTTCCAAGTTACTCCTTATCACGTCCAccacacacattctgtttgctctcacttctggattcgagcacgtctcggagaaagaactttcagcaaacaacaattacaaactagtaaacctccttccacgtcttgcaaacgtggggggaccccgcgacctgcgttaggcaaggttgaacccttcaacctttttgcctaaccaactcagctaccatctttggtctcgtgtttgttgcatcaacaagttggcgcccaccgtggggcttcgccgctatttcttctcaaaaaagacctagtagtgtagctctcttCACTTAAAGTCACCATGTctgaaagtggatctccgggagaaGTAAACCAGATTCCAAACACTTCCACCCCGGGTAGTAGCCAAGCTCATATGACTATAACAACACCTTTCTCGactccggggagcacacccgagttccttaccttcaacacaccaaccccatccagatctgggGCTCCATCTCCCAATGTCGGTGTATCTGACACCCAGcgcgtgttgaacttacccccgagggggtcgctaataaTTTCCTCGAGTTAAGGTCACTTCTTAACCAGCACATGagtaaagaaaaggaaaagggtaTAAGGATTCTTTTAGATTAtgacgaacctgagccaacgcTGTCTCCCGGACCACCCCTACCACCTTTTACCACAAGAATtgaggctggtcccagcaacCCTCTAAACCCTCACCCTTATCTGTCCACTATGACAAATCCTACGGTACATCCTATcctctcttcccaaccaattactagtggtgctcctctgggacacgagctaacgcttgaccagctcctacagtccccagtgacaagctatccagcttctgtaacaaccacatgggagcaagctctgtccgtgctccctttagcacgaagtgctgttactAGCACCCCTCTTGGAATAAACTGTTCGGTTGGTccaggaagccttcaaggcttcaacctcatACCCAAtatg
Above is a window of Helianthus annuus cultivar XRQ/B chromosome 14, HanXRQr2.0-SUNRISE, whole genome shotgun sequence DNA encoding:
- the LOC110906517 gene encoding chaperone protein dnaJ 11, chloroplastic, with amino-acid sequence MKTNRSFDTFSNLSLYDVLGVEIGADTREVKLAYRRLARVLHPDVRSCESSADEFMKVHSAYVMLTDPLKRAEYDRSLVQRRTGGVCLVRSAGGCRRWETDQCW